The Saprospiraceae bacterium genome includes a window with the following:
- a CDS encoding DUF1501 domain-containing protein gives MSKRNISRRQFLGEASCSAVGSMAFLSSVLNLGAINTLAARPHIIANTGDYKAMICILLAGGCDTHNVLVPTETSDYNAYVATRGTLALSQNANPAQLLPLNVNNAGKTYSVHAGMSRVRDMFNSGDLSFMANIGTLIEPIANKAEYDSGLKKIPLGLYSHSDQIMQWQTSVPQSRSAVGVGGRIADMLQDMNTIPEISLNISLSGKNRFQSGNTYNEYSISRNTTAANIGLTPFPSWWSDSGYKTALKNNAVKSMVEQEYANVFQKTIGTLTKQSLDSIEKFRVALENVVPLNTSFSSSGLSQDMKKIAEIMSVRNFLGASRQIFYVTYGGWDHHDNVLTNQNNMLPVLSNAMAEFNDAMYEIGMHDKVVTFTISDFARTLTSNGNGSDHAWGGNQMIMGGPISGTKVFGNYPSLSLVNNNYNLSTRGRILPTTSVDEFYAELALWYGVSPNDLNYILPNLCNFYSTSCSSPVPADYMPIGMFS, from the coding sequence ATGTCCAAAAGAAATATCAGTCGTCGTCAGTTTTTGGGAGAAGCAAGTTGTTCTGCTGTAGGTTCAATGGCATTTTTATCGTCTGTGCTGAATCTCGGGGCTATCAATACCTTGGCTGCCCGACCTCATATCATAGCTAATACAGGAGATTACAAAGCAATGATTTGTATTCTTTTAGCGGGTGGATGTGATACGCATAATGTTTTAGTTCCAACCGAAACTTCTGATTATAATGCATATGTTGCTACCCGAGGTACACTTGCACTGAGTCAAAATGCAAATCCTGCTCAGCTATTACCATTAAATGTAAATAATGCCGGTAAAACCTATTCCGTTCATGCAGGTATGAGCCGGGTTCGGGATATGTTTAATTCGGGTGATCTTTCCTTTATGGCGAATATTGGCACGCTGATAGAACCTATTGCCAATAAAGCAGAATATGACTCCGGGTTGAAAAAAATTCCTTTGGGTTTGTACTCTCACTCCGACCAGATTATGCAATGGCAAACTTCCGTTCCGCAAAGCAGATCGGCAGTAGGGGTTGGGGGTAGAATCGCAGATATGCTTCAGGATATGAACACTATTCCTGAAATTTCACTAAATATTTCGCTCAGTGGTAAAAACAGGTTTCAATCCGGAAACACATATAATGAATATTCTATCAGCAGAAATACAACTGCCGCAAATATTGGGCTGACTCCCTTTCCGTCCTGGTGGAGTGATTCGGGTTATAAAACAGCGTTAAAAAACAATGCTGTAAAGAGTATGGTTGAACAGGAATATGCCAATGTCTTTCAAAAAACCATTGGTACGCTCACCAAGCAGTCATTAGATAGTATTGAAAAATTCAGAGTCGCTTTGGAAAATGTTGTTCCGCTTAACACATCTTTTTCGTCATCCGGTTTATCACAGGATATGAAAAAAATTGCCGAAATAATGAGTGTGCGCAATTTTTTAGGTGCAAGCAGACAGATATTTTACGTAACTTATGGTGGTTGGGATCATCATGATAACGTTCTTACTAATCAGAATAATATGTTGCCCGTACTCAGTAATGCAATGGCAGAGTTTAATGATGCTATGTATGAAATAGGGATGCATGACAAAGTAGTAACTTTTACCATTTCTGATTTTGCACGGACACTCACTTCTAATGGTAACGGTTCTGACCACGCCTGGGGAGGAAACCAAATGATAATGGGTGGACCGATTTCAGGCACGAAAGTGTTTGGAAACTATCCTTCACTTTCACTAGTCAATAATAATTACAATCTGAGCACTAGAGGTCGTATTTTACCTACGACATCTGTAGATGAGTTTTATGCAGAACTGGCTTTATGGTATGGTGTTTCACCCAATGATCTCAATTATATTTTACCAAATCTGTGTAATTTTTATTCCACCTCCTGTTCATCACCTGTACCGGCTGACTATATGCCTATCGGTATGTTTTCATAA
- a CDS encoding IS1634 family transposase yields MTTLYFETFAEDELRKNGFSKDNKSQQPQILIALMVTQEGFPIAYEIFSGNTFEGHTIVPVIKDFIKRNNVESFTVVADAAMISSENIAHLIQNNINYIVGARLGNLSVKLLETIDQQIVRQDGKSIRIKTELGCLIFSYSSVRYRKDLYEMNKQIEKAKQVIELPSKRRKQKFTKTNDQKMELNEDLIEKTKKLLGIKGYYTNLEETKVGNETIIERYHELYRIEQAFRVTKSDLQTRPIFHFKEQPIKLHILICFMALVISKHIELKTGVSIRKFLDESKRIVDGQILNHITNKTVIVKAEQTPKMTRLIAKLFPPH; encoded by the coding sequence GTGACAACACTTTACTTTGAGACCTTTGCAGAAGACGAATTACGAAAGAACGGCTTTTCTAAAGACAATAAATCGCAGCAACCACAAATATTAATAGCGCTGATGGTTACCCAGGAAGGTTTTCCGATTGCTTATGAAATCTTCAGTGGCAACACGTTTGAAGGACATACGATTGTTCCTGTCATCAAAGATTTTATCAAAAGAAATAATGTGGAATCATTTACGGTAGTGGCAGATGCGGCAATGATTAGTTCAGAAAATATTGCACACTTAATCCAAAACAATATCAACTATATTGTAGGAGCACGATTGGGCAACCTTTCAGTAAAGCTGCTCGAAACTATAGACCAACAAATCGTCAGGCAAGATGGTAAAAGTATCAGAATTAAGACGGAATTAGGTTGTTTGATTTTTAGTTATTCTTCTGTGCGATACCGCAAAGATTTATATGAGATGAACAAACAAATAGAGAAAGCAAAACAGGTAATTGAATTACCATCAAAGAGAAGAAAACAAAAATTTACCAAGACCAATGACCAGAAAATGGAACTTAACGAAGACCTAATCGAAAAAACAAAGAAGCTGCTTGGGATCAAAGGCTACTATACCAATTTAGAAGAAACAAAAGTGGGCAATGAAACCATCATTGAGCGTTATCACGAGCTGTACAGAATAGAACAGGCTTTTCGAGTAACCAAAAGTGACTTGCAAACCAGACCAATATTCCATTTTAAGGAACAGCCTATAAAGCTGCACATTCTGATATGTTTTATGGCTTTAGTGATCTCCAAACACATCGAACTAAAGACAGGTGTGTCGATAAGAAAGTTCCTGGACGAATCAAAAAGAATAGTTGATGGACAAATCCTAAATCATATAACCAATAAAACCGTCATCGTTAAGGCTGAGCAGACTCCAAAAATGACCAGGCTAATCGCCAAATTATTCCCACCGCACTAA
- a CDS encoding nucleotide pyrophosphohydrolase has protein sequence MELAAFQESVDDWIKKFGVRYFSELTNMAILTEEVGEVARLMSRMYGEQSFKVQLSESEQKDKLRDELCDVLWVIACIANQTGIDLEEGIKQNIQKKTSRDSERHVGNSKLLKGFENTDKSK, from the coding sequence ATGGAATTAGCAGCTTTTCAGGAATCAGTCGATGATTGGATTAAGAAGTTCGGTGTACGGTATTTTAGTGAACTAACAAATATGGCCATTCTAACAGAGGAAGTTGGGGAAGTAGCCAGATTAATGTCCAGAATGTATGGGGAACAATCTTTTAAAGTCCAATTATCTGAAAGCGAACAAAAAGATAAATTAAGAGATGAATTATGTGATGTTTTATGGGTTATAGCGTGTATTGCCAATCAAACAGGTATAGATCTTGAAGAGGGTATCAAACAAAATATTCAGAAAAAAACTTCAAGGGACTCTGAAAGACATGTAGGAAATTCAAAATTATTGAAGGGTTTTGAAAATACAGATAAGTCGAAATGA
- a CDS encoding D-tyrosyl-tRNA(Tyr) deacylase — MKVVLQRVSEVHVRVEDQIKGKIESGLLILLGIETDDNETDIDWLCQKITSLRIFNDENDKMNLSIKELPEAGFLVISQFTLHASTKKGNRPSFIKAAKPEISIPLYEIFIQKLRDLSGLKVESGVFGADMKVHLINDGLVTIIIDSKNKE, encoded by the coding sequence ATGAAGGTAGTTTTACAGCGGGTATCAGAGGTCCATGTCAGGGTAGAAGATCAAATCAAAGGAAAAATTGAATCTGGTTTGCTCATTTTATTAGGAATTGAGACGGATGACAATGAAACAGATATTGATTGGTTATGTCAGAAAATTACATCGTTACGCATTTTTAATGATGAGAATGATAAAATGAATCTTTCCATCAAAGAATTACCAGAAGCAGGTTTTTTAGTTATTTCACAATTCACCCTACATGCATCTACAAAGAAAGGTAACCGACCTTCTTTCATCAAAGCAGCAAAGCCGGAAATTTCGATTCCTTTATACGAAATTTTTATTCAAAAATTAAGAGATTTGTCCGGGCTCAAAGTAGAATCAGGAGTATTTGGTGCTGACATGAAAGTTCACCTGATTAATGACGGACTGGTGACTATCATTATAGATTCTAAAAACAAAGAGTAA
- the tsaE gene encoding tRNA (adenosine(37)-N6)-threonylcarbamoyltransferase complex ATPase subunit type 1 TsaE: protein MIKHLIINSLEQVEEITKEILLFCGDVRIILFFGEMGAGKTTMIKSFCKILGYTQETQSPTFSIINEYHTQHHVIYHMDLYRLESLDQLIDIGFEEYIYSGGYCFIEWPQISVELISDPYCKLIISVDDRGNRKIAVEIIN from the coding sequence ATGATTAAACATTTAATAATAAACAGCCTGGAGCAAGTGGAGGAAATCACAAAAGAAATTTTGTTGTTTTGCGGGGATGTTCGTATTATTTTATTCTTTGGGGAAATGGGTGCCGGGAAAACTACAATGATCAAAAGTTTTTGTAAAATTCTGGGTTATACTCAAGAGACACAAAGTCCTACTTTTTCTATAATAAATGAATATCATACACAGCACCATGTAATATACCATATGGATTTGTACCGTTTGGAAAGTTTAGATCAATTGATTGATATAGGTTTTGAAGAGTATATATATAGTGGAGGTTATTGTTTTATTGAATGGCCGCAGATATCTGTAGAATTAATCTCAGACCCATATTGCAAGCTGATTATTTCTGTTGATGACAGGGGTAATAGAAAAATTGCAGTCGAAATTATAAATTAA
- a CDS encoding DUF1800 domain-containing protein, whose translation MAIRKYFYVFFLHIFALNLFGQPDTLIFGYGGFMGVSVSVSDNEGPGNPENTLNQDGFLPNENAASRFLGQATLGYNYLDINAVAQSGIEDWIDTQITTPRGFTLLNKIRSYHQIVKDSTNNPASGASNRLWDYAWWQYLMTSPDALRQRVALSLSEMLVISELSEFGNNAYAMGSYYDVLLNHAFGNYRDLLTDVTFRPSMGVYLTYMNNPKSNLALNQFPDENYARELMQLFTIGTVMLNMDGTVIKDSLGQPVPSYDNEDIIEFSKIFTGLTWADRTQWNRGAANDTSYIANLVMWNNFHEPGIKTLLNGFVVPDRNPVNGVADIHDALDNLFNHQNTPPFISRFLIQRLVTSNPPPSYIQRVASVFLDNGQGVRGDLGAVIRAILLDPVAKSCDSGNDADFGMLREPFVRYVQINKALNASTLSGNYRNDMNYIYLNTGQRPLASPSVFNFFQQDYQPIGPVDDANLVAPEFQITDAQTIAGFINGLYRWVINGDIADEYDMFSNEVDAGYADQISTIDVSADAEFSENNKLHILMDRLNLLLAQGRVSHTSLNTIITVLKEFPNTTITEKQDRVKLGIYLLMSSPEYLINR comes from the coding sequence ATGGCAATCAGAAAATACTTTTACGTTTTTTTCCTGCATATCTTCGCATTGAATCTTTTTGGTCAACCGGACACACTTATATTCGGATACGGAGGATTCATGGGTGTTTCTGTTTCCGTCAGTGATAATGAAGGTCCCGGTAATCCTGAAAACACGCTCAATCAGGATGGATTTCTCCCTAATGAGAATGCAGCTTCCCGATTTCTTGGTCAGGCGACTTTGGGTTATAATTATCTGGATATCAATGCGGTTGCACAATCCGGAATAGAAGATTGGATAGATACTCAAATAACCACACCCAGAGGATTTACATTACTGAATAAAATAAGATCTTACCATCAGATAGTAAAAGACTCTACCAACAATCCGGCTTCCGGAGCGTCCAACCGGCTTTGGGATTATGCCTGGTGGCAATATCTGATGACTTCACCGGATGCTTTGAGGCAGAGAGTTGCACTTTCGCTTAGTGAAATGCTTGTTATTTCTGAATTATCTGAATTTGGAAATAATGCATATGCTATGGGTTCATATTATGATGTATTGCTCAATCATGCTTTCGGCAATTACAGGGATTTGTTGACAGATGTTACATTCAGGCCTTCCATGGGCGTATATCTTACTTACATGAATAATCCTAAATCAAACTTAGCTTTAAATCAATTTCCAGATGAAAATTATGCCAGAGAATTGATGCAGTTATTTACGATAGGTACGGTAATGTTAAATATGGATGGCACCGTTATTAAAGACTCCTTGGGCCAACCGGTTCCTTCTTATGATAATGAAGATATTATTGAATTTTCAAAAATATTTACGGGATTGACCTGGGCTGACCGGACACAATGGAATAGAGGTGCTGCCAATGATACCAGCTATATTGCCAATTTGGTGATGTGGAATAACTTTCATGAACCCGGTATCAAAACTTTGCTTAATGGATTTGTTGTACCTGACAGAAATCCCGTGAACGGAGTAGCAGACATTCACGATGCATTAGACAATCTGTTTAACCACCAGAATACTCCACCCTTTATTTCCAGATTCCTGATTCAACGGTTGGTGACTTCCAATCCTCCTCCATCTTATATTCAACGGGTAGCTTCGGTATTTTTGGATAATGGTCAGGGTGTAAGAGGGGATTTAGGTGCTGTAATCAGAGCAATTCTCTTAGATCCTGTTGCAAAAAGTTGTGATTCAGGAAATGATGCTGACTTTGGAATGTTGAGAGAACCGTTCGTCCGTTATGTTCAGATAAACAAAGCACTCAATGCATCCACACTCAGCGGGAACTATAGAAATGACATGAACTATATTTATTTGAATACCGGTCAGCGACCTTTAGCATCTCCAAGTGTATTTAATTTTTTTCAGCAGGACTATCAACCTATAGGTCCGGTTGATGATGCAAATCTTGTAGCGCCGGAATTTCAGATTACGGACGCTCAGACTATTGCAGGTTTTATAAACGGTTTATACCGATGGGTTATCAATGGTGATATCGCGGATGAATACGATATGTTTTCTAATGAAGTGGATGCAGGGTATGCCGACCAGATCAGCACAATTGATGTATCGGCAGATGCAGAATTTTCAGAAAACAATAAACTCCATATTCTGATGGATCGCCTAAACCTCTTGTTAGCTCAGGGGCGGGTCTCTCATACATCTTTAAATACTATTATAACCGTGTTGAAAGAATTTCCGAATACAACCATCACAGAAAAACAGGATAGGGTGAAGCTCGGAATTTATTTACTTATGTCGTCTCCGGAATATCTTATAAATCGTTGA
- a CDS encoding serine hydrolase: MNNLSAYIIFLTLTFLAGINGYAQGYLEREDLWVKSIVENMTLDEKIGQIFMLRAFSKGDKNEEKLLLSYIEKYHIGGLCFFQGSLEEQVKLVQKYQNKSKIPLFIALDGEWGLGMRFPKESISYPRQLMLGAIEDNRLIYEMGKEIALQLKKAGVNINFAPAVDINNNPLNPIIHERSFGEDRYNVTSKAYMYMKAMEDNGIMACAKHFPGHGDTDIDSHFDQPIILHKTDRLDEVELFPFRRLSSQSLSAVMVAHLHLPEIDPRPNRPASLSKPIVHDLLRENLAFRGLIFTDAMDMKGVTKYFPSGIAEAEAFTAGNDIILLPQDIKTAFETIKEQILSGKISERRLNDSVYRILRTKYKLGLNATPETEQEKPAVFANRNDALALKYTLTENALTVISDEKNNIPIRKTDNTTFATLSINVVSKSPFQSRVDDFVQARHYQLMPHQLNTFRLSLLNTFSQFDHLIISIHTSGKTKNFDRELPSDLIEFLKSLNPKQQITLILFGSPYLLPKLSLFKNILLCYDKDNITQDVAAQSLFGVNPIRGKLPVTVSSDLVFGHGLVRGSLGRLGYALPEQVGLNSDSLKMIDLIMDEMIKLNAAPGGQVLIAKNGKIVFEKAFGKQSQNGVPVTKETIYDVASVTKILATTFSVMKLVDLKKIDLSKPLNRYIPGIQNTNKSDLIISDILAHHSGLTPWIAFYKSTLPKSKKSGFDPDYYNPILSENYTIPVAEKMFMRTDYRDTIWSRIWNSPVQNADIYKYSDVGFYIMQECVEQITRKKLNTFTDQEIYQPLALRHTGFKPLDQFPSSNIAPTEVDNYWRYQTVKGNVHDMGAAMMGGVSGHAGLFSNAKEMGILMQVLLNKGSYGGYQYFKPETVEMFTSRYYKSSRRGLGFDLKETDLRKTPNMSELASESTFGHLGFTGTAVFADPENNIIYVFTSNRTMGVNGLFNKKEIRPRVQSVIYRSLKKRGASIFT; the protein is encoded by the coding sequence ATGAACAACCTCTCAGCATACATAATATTCTTAACATTGACTTTTCTTGCGGGAATCAATGGGTATGCACAAGGTTATCTTGAGAGGGAAGACTTGTGGGTAAAATCTATCGTGGAAAATATGACGCTGGATGAAAAAATCGGACAGATATTTATGTTACGGGCATTTTCCAAAGGCGATAAAAATGAAGAGAAGCTACTTCTGAGTTATATTGAAAAATACCATATCGGTGGTCTTTGTTTTTTTCAGGGCAGTCTGGAAGAACAGGTAAAATTGGTACAAAAATATCAGAACAAATCTAAGATACCTCTTTTTATTGCCCTTGACGGAGAATGGGGTCTGGGCATGAGATTTCCCAAAGAATCTATATCCTATCCTCGTCAGTTAATGTTGGGCGCTATCGAAGATAACCGTTTGATTTATGAAATGGGTAAGGAAATAGCTTTGCAACTGAAAAAAGCAGGCGTAAATATCAACTTTGCTCCTGCTGTTGATATCAATAACAATCCTTTAAACCCCATCATACACGAAAGATCTTTTGGCGAGGACAGATATAACGTCACTTCCAAAGCATACATGTACATGAAAGCGATGGAAGATAATGGAATTATGGCATGTGCAAAACATTTTCCGGGTCATGGAGACACAGATATTGATTCGCATTTTGACCAACCTATAATTTTGCACAAAACAGACCGATTGGACGAAGTGGAATTGTTTCCTTTCCGGAGACTTTCCAGTCAATCACTCAGTGCCGTTATGGTTGCTCACCTCCATTTACCTGAAATAGATCCACGTCCAAATCGTCCTGCTTCTTTGTCCAAACCTATTGTACACGATCTGCTGCGGGAAAATCTTGCTTTCAGAGGACTGATCTTTACGGATGCCATGGATATGAAAGGAGTCACTAAATATTTTCCTTCAGGTATTGCAGAAGCGGAAGCCTTTACTGCCGGAAATGATATCATCTTATTGCCACAGGATATCAAAACTGCTTTTGAAACTATTAAAGAACAAATACTTTCAGGTAAAATTTCTGAAAGAAGACTAAATGATTCTGTTTATAGAATATTGCGGACAAAATACAAACTGGGATTAAATGCAACACCGGAAACGGAACAGGAAAAACCTGCTGTATTTGCAAACAGAAATGATGCCCTGGCTTTAAAATATACACTTACTGAAAATGCACTTACCGTCATTTCTGATGAAAAAAATAATATTCCGATCCGAAAAACTGACAACACCACCTTTGCCACTTTAAGCATCAATGTAGTTTCTAAATCTCCTTTTCAATCCCGAGTTGATGATTTTGTTCAGGCAAGACATTACCAACTGATGCCTCACCAGCTCAATACTTTCCGATTGTCATTACTTAATACTTTCAGTCAGTTTGATCATTTGATTATCTCTATCCATACATCCGGTAAAACTAAAAATTTTGATAGAGAACTACCTTCTGACCTTATTGAATTTTTAAAATCATTAAATCCAAAACAACAAATAACTCTGATCCTTTTCGGAAGCCCTTATTTATTACCTAAATTAAGTCTTTTCAAGAACATTTTATTATGTTATGACAAAGACAATATTACACAGGATGTCGCTGCTCAATCTCTGTTTGGAGTCAACCCAATAAGAGGAAAGTTACCGGTTACTGTTTCTTCAGATCTTGTTTTTGGACATGGCCTTGTGCGTGGTTCTTTAGGTCGGTTAGGTTATGCATTACCAGAACAGGTAGGATTAAACAGTGATAGTTTGAAGATGATTGATCTGATAATGGATGAAATGATTAAGTTGAATGCAGCTCCGGGTGGTCAGGTTTTGATAGCAAAGAATGGAAAAATCGTTTTCGAAAAAGCCTTTGGAAAACAATCACAAAATGGGGTGCCGGTCACAAAAGAAACTATTTATGATGTTGCTTCCGTGACAAAAATTCTGGCAACAACTTTTTCTGTTATGAAACTTGTTGACCTTAAAAAAATTGACTTATCGAAGCCGCTCAACAGGTATATTCCCGGTATTCAAAACACAAATAAATCCGACCTGATCATTTCAGATATTTTAGCACACCATTCGGGTCTGACTCCCTGGATAGCTTTTTACAAATCTACTTTACCTAAAAGTAAAAAATCCGGCTTTGATCCGGATTATTACAATCCTATACTTTCTGAAAATTATACCATTCCTGTCGCAGAAAAGATGTTTATGCGAACGGATTACCGGGACACTATCTGGTCAAGAATATGGAATAGTCCTGTTCAAAATGCAGATATTTATAAATACAGTGATGTAGGTTTTTACATTATGCAGGAATGTGTGGAGCAGATAACCCGAAAAAAACTGAATACGTTTACTGACCAGGAAATCTACCAGCCATTGGCGCTTAGGCACACCGGATTTAAGCCTCTGGATCAGTTTCCGTCATCCAATATTGCACCTACGGAAGTTGATAATTACTGGAGATATCAGACCGTCAAAGGTAATGTACATGATATGGGAGCTGCTATGATGGGAGGCGTCAGTGGTCATGCGGGTTTGTTTTCAAACGCAAAGGAAATGGGAATTTTAATGCAGGTTTTGCTGAATAAAGGAAGTTATGGCGGATACCAATATTTTAAACCAGAAACCGTTGAAATGTTCACTTCTAGATATTACAAATCTTCCCGCAGAGGTTTGGGTTTTGACCTTAAAGAAACAGACCTGCGTAAAACTCCCAATATGTCAGAGCTCGCTTCTGAAAGTACCTTTGGTCATTTAGGTTTTACGGGCACTGCTGTTTTTGCAGATCCCGAAAACAACATTATTTATGTCTTTACATCCAATCGTACGATGGGTGTAAACGGATTATTTAATAAAAAGGAAATTCGCCCCCGAGTCCAGTCTGTGATTTACAGGTCATTGAAAAAACGTGGTGCCAGTATCTTTACCTGA
- a CDS encoding alanine dehydrogenase has product MSNPVKPIIFSEFFTEGQYETQVETLMVNESKKNITIGVPKETILCENRVALVPHSIRTLTGYGHKVIVETGAGLKSNFSDHNYSEAGAKISHTREEVFKSQIIVKIAPPTSEETSMMDHDQILISPLQIPVLQDDYLENLKSKRITALAMEYLQSEDGSYPLVRIMSEIAGTSAVLTAAEYLNNTREGGRGVLLGSVSGVPPAKIVILGAGVVAESAIRAAMGLGASVRVFDNNITKLMRLQNTVGRHLHTSSLNPVYLAYQLVSADVVIGAIHSKTGRAPVVITEEMVSRMKDGAVIIDISIDQGGCVETSRMTMLDNPHFIKHGVIHYCVPNIASKVSRTSSVAVSNILTPLLLKIGSALNLDQILYDNKGIRNGCYTYKGCITNEYLSKRFGHKYTNLDLLLTSQL; this is encoded by the coding sequence ATGAGCAATCCTGTAAAACCAATAATTTTTTCTGAATTTTTTACAGAGGGGCAATATGAAACTCAGGTTGAGACTCTGATGGTAAATGAGTCAAAAAAGAATATAACTATCGGTGTACCAAAAGAGACCATTTTATGTGAGAACAGAGTAGCGTTGGTTCCTCATTCTATACGAACATTGACTGGCTATGGACATAAAGTTATAGTAGAAACAGGGGCGGGATTAAAATCAAATTTCAGCGACCATAATTACTCTGAGGCAGGTGCAAAAATCAGCCACACCAGAGAGGAAGTATTTAAGTCTCAGATCATTGTAAAAATAGCTCCGCCTACATCTGAAGAAACATCCATGATGGATCATGATCAGATTTTAATTTCGCCTTTACAAATTCCTGTTCTTCAGGATGATTATTTGGAAAATCTAAAAAGCAAAAGAATCACTGCTTTGGCGATGGAGTATCTTCAGTCAGAAGATGGCAGTTACCCGCTTGTCAGAATCATGAGTGAAATAGCCGGAACAAGTGCTGTTTTAACAGCCGCCGAATATCTAAACAATACACGTGAAGGAGGTAGAGGGGTTTTATTGGGTAGTGTTTCAGGAGTGCCTCCGGCAAAAATAGTGATCCTTGGAGCGGGTGTAGTAGCAGAATCAGCTATCAGAGCAGCAATGGGTTTGGGAGCTTCTGTACGGGTTTTTGACAATAATATTACTAAACTGATGCGACTTCAGAATACAGTTGGCAGGCATTTACACACTTCTTCTTTAAATCCTGTGTATCTGGCATATCAGTTAGTAAGTGCTGATGTTGTGATCGGAGCTATTCATTCTAAAACAGGAAGAGCTCCCGTTGTGATTACAGAAGAGATGGTTTCGAGAATGAAAGATGGTGCGGTGATTATTGATATAAGTATTGACCAGGGAGGATGTGTCGAGACATCCCGAATGACAATGTTGGACAACCCACATTTTATCAAGCATGGGGTTATTCATTATTGTGTTCCTAATATTGCGTCAAAAGTAAGCAGAACTTCTTCCGTCGCTGTAAGTAATATCCTGACGCCGTTGTTACTAAAAATAGGAAGTGCTCTAAACCTTGACCAGATTCTATATGACAATAAAGGCATCCGAAATGGTTGTTATACATACAAAGGTTGTATTACCAACGAGTATCTCAGCAAGCGATTCGGTCATAAATATACAAATCTTGATCTTTTACTAACAAGCCAACTTTAA